From the Flavobacterium gyeonganense genome, the window TTTCCATCAATTAATACAACTGTTGTGTTTCCAAACAAATTTTCTACGTACTCTATAGCGCCTCTAGAAAAATAAGAAGTAGTTATGAAAACTCCTTTATTAGATTGAGCTACAGCTAATGCACCTACAAATTTCTGAATTTCTTCGCGTCCAATCGCAATATCGAGACGATATCTTTTAGCTTGAATATTGATTCTCCCAAATCCTAAAATATCTTCTTTTATAATTCCATCAATCCCACCATCGTTAGATCTTTGTGTTACTAAACCTGAGTTCTTTATTTCTCCTCCATATCCCATTTTTTGTAACAATAACACAACTAATTTTTCAAAAGCAGTTGGAGTTTTGCTTAAAATAGTAGTTAATATCTCATCATAAATGGAGTTTCTGATATTATTAAATGAAGTGTATAGTTTTTCCTGAGGAGTCAGTCTATCATCTGTTTCAATTATTTTTATTTCAGGATTTTTGTTTGTTCTCTTATTTTTATCACGTTTTGCTACTTCTACATCCACATAAGTATTGATTTTACCCGGAATTTTTAATAATTCAATACCCTTTGAATTGATTTTGTAATTTCCTCTCGCTGGTTTGTCCAAAAGTCCAGCCATATTCAAATAGCTCAAAGCCCAAGAAATTCTATCATAGAATATATGCCCATTTCCTGATGGATACATTTCATTAATTTCTTCTTCTGTTAAGGCAAATTCCTTAGAAAGTGGCTCAATGAAGTCTTTTAATTTCATTGTTCTTCCATCTAATAATAAATTTAATGAAGGAATTCTTAGTTCATCATGTTTTGGTATTGCCATGTTTTTTCTTTAAGTATAATACAAATGAATTGAGTGTTGCTTACATCCCCTTCAACTGCTCCAAATAATCCCTCTGATTCGAAAGCCTCGGAATCTTATGCTGTCCGCCCAGTTTATCACGTTCCTTCAACCAGTCATAAAAAAGGTTCTCACGGGCAACATTAATTACCAAAGGATTTAATGTCATATTATTGTAGCGTTTTGCTTCGTAGTCAGAGTTTAAAGTTTGTAATGTTTCGTCCAGCACTTTTTGGAAGAGACCAACATCAGCGGGTTTTTGTTTGAATTCGATCATCCATTCGTGAGCGCCTTTTTCTTTGTCCTGCATGAAAATTGGGGCAACGGTATAATCAATAACCTCGGTTTTGGTGATTTCGCAGGCTTTGGCAATCGCCTGATCGGTATTTTCAACCATTAATTCTTCACCAAAAACATTAATATGATGTTTGGTTCTTCCGGTAACCCTTATTCTGTATGGATTTAACGAGGTAAACCGAACGGTATCACCAATCAAATAACGCCATAATCCGGAATTGGTCGTAATAACGATAGCGTAGTTTTTATTCAGCTCCACATCAGCCAAACGGATTACTTTCTGGTTTGTGGTTCCGTAAGTGTCCATCGGAATAAATTCGTAGAAAATGCCGTAATCCAGCATTAGCAATAAATCACTGGAATTGTTCAAATCCTGAATGGCAAAAAAACCTTCGGAGGCGTTGTATATTTCGTAGTATTTAAAATCCTTGCTCGGCAGGATTTTTTTGTATTGTTCTTTGTATGGAGAAAAACTCACCCCACCGTGAAAATACACTTCAAGATTCGGCCAGAGTTCCAACAAGTTTCCTTTTCCGGTGTTTTCTAAAACCCTGTTCATCAGAACCAGCATCCACGACGGAACTCCGGCAAAACTGGTTACATTTTCATTTTTGGTTTCATTGATGATAGCTGTAATTTTACTTTCCCATTCGGTCATCAGCGAAGTCTTACTACTAGGCGTACTGCTGAATTCGGCCCAAATAGGCATATTTTCAATCAGTATCGCTGATAAATCACCAAAAAAAGTATTGTTGTTTTCGTAAATCTGGGAACTTCCTCCTAAACGAAGACTCTTTCCTACAAACAGCTGTGAATCTTCGTTGTTATTCAGATACATACAAAGTAGATCCTTACTTCCTTTGTAGTGACAGTCTTCAAGGGCTTCACTGCTTACCGGAATAAATTTACTTTTAGCGTTGGTAGTTCCGCTCGATTTGGCAAACCATTTTATAGGACTTTCCCAAAAAACACCCTGTTCGCCCTGGCGTGTACGTTCAATCAGAGGCTGTAATTCTTCGTAACCAGAAACCGGAACTCTTTCAGCAAAAGTTTTATAAGAGCTGATTGAAGCAAAATCATATTGTTTTCCAATAATCGTATTTTCTGAAGCGGTCAATAAATTATGCAGCAGCTCTTCCTGAACTTCATTTGGATATTTTAAAAAAAGTTCAATTTGATGTATTCTTTGTTTGAGAACCCAGGATGCAAAAGAATTTATTATGGATAGAGGCATGAAGAATGTATTTAGATTTTAGATTTTAAGTTACTAATATTTACTATAAATGCAAATACCGGAAATTTAAAATTTGAATATCGGCAGACAAAAATGTAACTTTGTTGCTATTCAAAAATAGTGTTTTTTTGCAAAAAACAATTTATTTAGAATAAAGATTCGACACAAAAACAATGAAATTTAACTGTTAAATTATTTATTCTGAAAAGTAATTTATCTCTAAAATCAGCAATAAAAATCTTATGACCTACGAAGGAGTACTTACAAAAATGCAAACCGAATTCGGTGCCCCAATTCAATATTATCTGGTTTTTGAAGATAGTTTTTTAAACATGAATCAGTTATTGGATAAGGAAATCGAAATCAATTTTGCAGGTTACCAGTGTTTGAATTGCTGTAAAAAGAAAAAAATATTCCGTCAGGGATTTTGTTATGATTGTTTTTATTCAAGTCCAGCTGTTGGTGACTGGATTATGAGACCAGAACTCAGCACGGCACATTTAGGAATCGCAGATCGTGATTTAGAATATGAACAAAAAGTTCAATTGCAGCCTCATGTGGTTTATCTGGCTGTAGCAAGCGAAATAAAAGTGGGTGTTACCCGTAAAACACAAGTACCAACCAGATGGATAGATCAGGGAGCAAGTCAGGCAATTGCTGTAGTTGAGGTTCCGAATCGATATCTGGCAGGAATTACTGAAGTAGCCTTAAAAAATCATTATACTGATAAAACAAATTGGAGAAAAATGCTCCAAAATCCAACAGAGACTTTCGACTTAATTGCTGAGAAAGTTAAACTCGAAAATCTGATTCCGGATGAAGCTAAGGAATACTTTTACAGCCAAAAAGAAGATGTGTACGATTTGCATTATCCGGTTTTACATTATCCGGCAAAAGTTGCAAGTTTAAATCTGGACAAAACGCCTTCATTTCAGGGGAAATTAGTTGGCATAAAAGGACAATACTTAATTTTTGAAAATGGTACTGTTTTTAATATCCGCGGTTCCGAAGGTTATATTGTTGCAATAAACGTCTAGCATACTACCTCATTCGTCTATTCTTATTAACGGCTTGTATAATAATTAATTAAAACAATTAATTAGAGTTGTATTTTTGACTTTAAGGAATGGGTCATGTGAATTTTGATAAATTTTGTTACAATTTTATAATAATTTGATATTGATCGATTTATATTTTTAAAAGCTTTAGTGAATTAATTTTGTAAAAGATTACAATGAAGCTTTTTTAAAATAATGCAAATCAAAATAAATTAATTATAAAATGGGAATTTTAGGTGAAATAAATGTTTTGAGACGTGCATTAATGCGAACTCTGACAAAGAATATTGGAAAATCAAATGTAGAACAGAGCATCACTCTGGTCAACAAAAACGAAATTAAAAGAATTTTAATTTGCAGACCAAATGCAAGATTAGGTAATCTTTTACTGATTACCCCTTTTGTTCAGGAATTAGAGGAAATGTTTCCAAATTGTAAAATTGATTTGTTTGTAAAAGGTTTTTTGGCTCCGATTATTTTTGAGAATTATAATTGTGTAGACAGGATAATAAAATTGCCTAAAAAACCTTTCAGTAATCTTTTTCAATATTTTAAAGTCTGGGTTTCTTTAAAAAAGTATAAATATGATATTGCTATAAATGTAGATCAGGGTTCTTCTTCTGGGCGTCTTGGAGTCAAATTCTCTAATTCTAAATTTAAGTTTTTTGGTGATTTGCCTTTTTCGGCTAATTTATATCATGGTGATTATGCTCACATTGCTAAATATCCTATTTATCATTTACGGGATTATTTAACCAAATTAGGATTTGAGAAAAGAGAAAATCCTATTGTACCTTTAGATCTTAAATTAACGCCAGTTGAAATTGCTGAAGGAAAGAAAAAATTGAATACTGTGGTGAAGAATTATAAAAAAACGATCTGTATATTTACTTACGCCACAGGATCAAAATGCTTATCGGAAGACTGGTGGGGAAATTTTTATGCGAGTTTAAATGCTGAGTATGAAAATTATAATATTATCGAAATTCTCCCAATAGAAAACGTTTCTCAGATTGGTTTTAAAGCGCCAACATTTTATAGCAAGGATATTCGCGAAATTGGATCTGTAATTGCAAATGCTGATTTGTTCATAGGGGCTGATAGCGGAATCATGCATCTTTCGAGTGCTGTCCATACTCCGACCGTAGGATTGTTTTCAGTTTCAAACTTAAAGAAATATGAACCTTACGACAATAATAGTGTTGGGATAGATGTAAATAGCTTTTTTGAAAAAGAATATTTTAAAATTTTCAGCACTATTTTAGACAATGGAAAATCAGGAATCTATTCTAAAGCAATTTAAAAGATAAAAAAGGTCAATCTAATCCGATTGACCTTTCTTAGTTGATTATTTTTTCTTTTTAAACAAACCATTCAATAAATCGCTGGCTTTAGCTTTAACTTCTTCATTCGTCTTTGCCTTATTTTCAGCATCGGTTTTTGTAGTGTCTTTTGACTTACTGTTCTTATTGAGTAAATCGTTAAGTGCAGCAGCACCTTTTTGTGTTAATTTTTCTTTTTGTTGGCTTACCACCTGACTGGTAAGATTATTAACCGCTGTTTTAGTATCAATAGCCACTTTTGGATTTGAAAAATTACCCGTTATCAAACCTGAAATTGGAATATTTTCCAGTTTTGCGGCATCAGCAGGCGATAATTTAGAAAGAAAAGCATTTGCCTCCTTGCCTAAATATTTGGCAGGGACATCTAATTTTAAATTATAATTCATGGTTTGATCAAAACCGTGAGTTCCGTCAACAGTAACTTTAATATCCTGATATTTAATGTCAAATGGTTTTACTTTTACTTTACCGTCTTCAAAAGATAAAGCCATTTTCAGGTCATTCAAATTCAGCTTGTTGATATCAATAAAATTTACTTTCGAACTCAAAGAATTCAATAAAGTCGAATTTTTAGCATTTACAGTTGTTGAAAGCAATTGCCCTAATAAATCACCAGAAATGGAAGCTAAGTTTGGAGTCAGTTCCTTCGCATCTAGATTTCCGTTTAATTTAATTGTCGAATTCAGTTTACCATTAATAATTCCTGCAATTGGCGCAATTTTTTTCATCATATCCAGTTGCGTAAAAGTCTGGGCAATATCAACCTGATTGAAACCTAAATTCATATCAAAAGTAGGAACTTTTGTTTTCGTGGAAACCGTTCCGGTCAAACCGATAGATCCACCAAAAATAGAAGTTTTGAAGTTTTCTAAAGTCGCTTTTTCGTCCTTGATGATTAATTTTCCTGAAACCGCAGTCAGTTTTAAATTATCATATAAAACAGTATTTGCTTTTGCGTTTAAAGTACAATTTAAAAACGCAGGAATTTTCATTGCGTCTGCAGGTTTTGCAGCCGTTTTTGTTTCAGTTTTTGCTTCACCACCTGCAGTTGTAGCTTTTGTAGGTTCGCCTGAGGTCATGAAATCATCAACAGCTAATTGGTTTGAACTCATATTAAAGTTTCCTTTCAGCTCCTGTTTTTTAAACATAAAACCATAGAAATTCTCCAAAATTCCATTAATAGCAATATCACTTCTTCCGGTAGTGGCATTAAACTGTTTTAAGTTGATTTTGCTTGGATTGAATTCAACCATTGCAGTACTTATATTCATAGATTTGTTATTCTCATCTGTATATTTAAATCCGGATAAACTCATTGTTCCGGCATTTTTGATGTTTTGATACTGGCTTTTTTCTACAGAAGCCATATCAAAGTTCGTCGTTACATCCGCTTTTAAGATACCTGCCAATGGTTTGTCCAGTTTAATTGGATATGCTTTTGAAAGATTGGCCAGATTGATGGTTCCTTTTAAAGCCGCATCAACAATAGGATTTACGGTTACGTTTTTAACATTCGCTTTTGCACTGAAAACATCCTGGTCAATTCTAAACGAAAGTTTGTCCAGATTTACATAAGTGTCATTTAGGATACCGGTTTCATTGATGATTTTGGTATCAATTACGATATTCTGAACTGATTTTGGTAAGTTAGGATATTGGAATGAAGCATTGTTCGATGCAATCGCAATATTGAATTTTGGAACCGTTGTGTCTGTCAGTTCTCCTTTAGCAAAACCAACAACGGTAAAATCCCCGGTTGTTTTTACGCCATCAAGACTTGCAGCATAAGCCGAAGGAATTAGTCCTAAGAAATTGGTAAACGATGAAGTTGGGGTTTTGAATTTTAAATCATAAATCTGCGCTTTTTCAGCCATTTGAATAAAACCTTCAAACTCTAAAGGCAGCTGATTGATTAAAGCTTTGTTTTCTTTAAAAGTGTATTTGCTTTGCTCTAAATCAATCCCTAAAACAGCATCCAGAGTCAGTTTTACATTTTTAAGATAATTCATTTTATCCATGTCCAAAGAAACGTTGGCTGTAGATTTTGTAGTCAGATCAAGTTTTGAATTGGTAAAATCTCCTGTCCCTTCGTGATTCAGGCTGTCGATTACCATTTTTATTTTTGAGCCCTGATCAATATATCTGAAAGTGAAATTTTCAATTTTATAATTCTGGATTTTTAAAGAAAGAGGATCGCTTTTGCCATCTGATTTGGTTTCTTTTTCGTCTTTCAAAGCAATATCAAAATTTCCAACTCCGTCTTTGTTAAAAATAATATTAATTAAACCATTTTGAGAACTGATTCCCTCAATATTTAACGGTTCTTCTTTTACTTTAAAAAGTTCTTTAATGCTCATTTTTAAATCCAGTTCCCCTAGTGAAACCAAAGTATCTCCTTCAAAAGGGGCTTTGTTGATGATTAACAGCTTTTCAATCGAAACGTTGGCGTTTGGAAAGTTTTTAAACAAACTTAAATCTGCGTCAGCAAAACTTACTTTTGCATCGACGCTTTTGTTGATGGCTTCGGCAATTTTAGCTTTAATCTGATCTTTGAAAAGATACGGAACCGCAAATAGTGCAGCAACCAGAACTACAAGTACAATTCCTGTGATTTTTAAAATTTTCTTTAACATAACTATTTAATATTTGGGGTTTGAATAGACAAAAATGATAAATGATTATAGCAAAAATAGCTTTTTATACCGGAGCTTTTTTGTAATTTTTTGATAAATTCAATAAAAAAATCCGTTTGAGTTTATTATTTCAAACGGATTTAATTTAATTTTTATTGTCATTTCTGAATAAATGAAACTATTTTGGAAGTCAGAGTTTCAGAAATTGGGAGAGTTTCATTATTATAACTCTCAAAATTGGCCTGCTGGTCGCCTTCAATAACTTTCAGGATATGATTCATTTTGTCAATGATTAGCAATTCAGAATTTGGATTGGCTTTGGATAAATTTTCAGCATCCTGTACGGTTACCTGCAGATCTTTGTTTCCCTGCAGAATTAAAACCGGAATCGAAAGTTTCTTTATTTCTGTCTGCGGATTGTATTTGAACCACGAAATTAAGTAAGGCTGAATAGTAGGTCTGAAAAGTGAATTAAGCATTGGGTCAACATTTTTTACTGTTTTGCCGTTCTTCAGGCTGTCGATAATAGGAAAGGTCATATCTTCAATCTGCTTCATTCCTTTGGAAGAAATTTGTGTCTTTAAAATTTTATCGGCTGCATCACCTGCTCCGGCAATTGAAATAAATTTGTCTACTTTTGCTCCGGCAATCATTCCAATTAATGATCCTTCACTATGACCAATTACAATTACTTTAGAAAAACGTTTGTCTTGTTTTAGTAAATTAATCCAGCTTTTTGCATCTTCAGTATAATTTTCAAAAACCAGACCTGCTTCTGAAGGAGCAGCAGCTTTGCTTTCGGCAATTCCTCTTTTATCATAACGTAATGATGCAATTCCGTTTTTTGCTAAAACTTCGGCTAGCATTTTTAACGAATTGTTTTTCATCATCGGATTATTTCCGTTTCTGTCTGTTGGTCCTGAACCGGCTATTATTAATGCAACCGGGTATTTTTTGGATAGATCCGGAACAGTCAGGGTGCCGTATAACTGATCGATATTTATTTTTAAGACAATCGGAGATTCTTTAAATGTGATTTCTTTTTTATCCTGTGCACTAACAAAACTTAGAATAAAAACAGTAAGAAGAAGAATTATTTTATTCATTTGCTTAAATTATTTGATGTTAATGCTATACGGCATTATGGCCTGGGCGCCTTTTAATTTTTGAAGTCTTTTGATGTGCTCAATAAGTAAATAATTCTCTTCGCCAATTTCTTCTTTTATGAAAGTTTCTTTAGACTGAGCAAATGGAAGACCTGACAGAAGATCATTTAAATTCTTCTCATATTCAGGATAATTTTGTGTGCTATAGGTTTTTATTTTGGCAATTTTGGCTGCTTCGGTAATAGCATCATTGAGACCGCCAATTTTATCCACTAAACCAATTTTTAAAGCTTCAGAACCTGACCACACCCTTCCCTGTGCAATTGCATCTACTTGTGCAAAAGTCATTTTTCGGCCTTCAGCAACGTGCGTTACGAAAGTTTTGTAAATGTTCTCAACACTTTCTAATGTAAAGGCTTTGAAGTTTTCTTCCACAGGTACAAACGGGCTGTAATTAGCCGAATTTTCATGTGTTTTTACCTGCTCGGTATTGATTCCTAATTTGTTTGCCAACGGACTGAAATTCGGTAAAACTCCAAAAACGCCAATTGAACCTGTGATTGTATTTTTTTCAGCAAAAATTTTATTCGCATTACAGGCAATGTAATAACCACCCGATGCAGCATAATTACCCATAGAAACCACTACAGGTTTTACTTTCTTTGTAATCTCAATTTCTCTCCAAATCAAATCAGATGTCAGTGCACTTCCGCCTGGACTGTCAATTCTTAAAACAATGGCTTTTACATCTTCATTTTCTCTCGCTTCCTTTAATGAACGGCGCATCGACCCTTCACCAATTTGATTGACATCACCTTCACCGCTTCCAATTTCGCCCTGAGCGTAGATAATTGCAATCTCATCGGTTGCAGTATTGGTCAAAGCTGTAGAGATGTAATTTTGTGTATAATCTGAAATGGATATTTTGTTATACTCCTCATCGCCGGTTACTTTTAAAGCTTTTTTAATGGCATTGTGATACACATCTTCATAAGCTACAATATCAACCAGATGCTGAGTTTTTGCCATTTCTGGAGTCCGTGCTAATAATCCGTTTGCGATTTCGTTTAATTTAGAAACAGGAATACTGCGGCTTTTTGAAATATCAGTTACAACAGTTGACCAAATCGAGTTTAAAAGAGCGGTAATCTGCTCTCTGTTGGCATCGCTCATTTTGTTTTCAAGGAACGGCTCAACAGCGCTTTTGTATTTACCATGGCGAATGACTTCCATATGAATACCTGTTTTTTCCTGAAAATCCTTAAAGAACATTACTTCAGAAGAAAGTCCTTTAAAGTCAAGGTCACCAACAGGATTCAAATAAATGGTATTGGCCACTGAGTTCAGATAATATTCTTTTTGAGAATACGTATTAGCATAAGCCAAGACAAATTTCCCTGATTTCTTGAAACTTTCCAGCGCATCTCTCAAAGCTTTATATTGTGCCAGTCCTAAAGAAGACTCATCGTTTAGTATCGAGATTCCTTTAATTTTGTCATCGGTTTTTGCTGCTTCAATAGCATTGACTACATCTGTTAAACCAATTTTTCCATCTTTTGAGAATTGCGTTACCCAGGGGTCTGTAAATTTTCCGGCGTAGTCATTATTGATTCCCTTTAAATCTAATTCAATAACCGAATCAGCCTTTACTGTTACGCTGTCATCGCTTCCAAAAATAGTTCCGATAAGTATTACTCCAAAAAAGAATAACATGATAAAAACAAAAATACCAATTACAGTGGCAACTACATTTCCTAAGAATTTCATAAATATATTTTTTTAATAAGTAGCTAAAACGGACGTTTCGTTACAAATTTTTTGACAAACAAATCGAATTCTCTTTTGAACCCGTCACACAAATATATTGCTAATTCTAAAATAGTTTTAGTTAATTTGCATTAATTATGAAATCACAGCATCAGGTCGTTTTATCTATAGGCAGCAATCAGGGGAACCGGTTGGACAATATCGAAAGTTGTATCAATTTTATACATCAGGAAGTTGGAACAGTAATTAAGGTTTCAAAATTATATGAGACGCCTGCCTGGGGATTCGAAAGTGATGCTTTTTATAATTGTGCGTTGCTTTTGCATAGTAATTCTTCAGCACAAAAGATACTTAGTCAGGTGCTGAAAGTAGAAAAAAAGCTAGGCCGTATACGTTCTGATCATCAGGGGTATCAATCCCGGATTATTGATATTGATCTGATTGTTTTTGATGATCGGATAATTGAAACAGAAAAGTTACAGATCCCGCATCCGCTCATGCAAAACAGGAAGTTTGTTTTATTGCCGATGCAGGATTTGGAATTGAACTGGAAACACCCGGTTCTTCAAAAACAGTTTCTGAATTAGTTGCCATTACACCAGATGACAGTGTTTGTACAGTCGTTCAGGACTTAAAAAATCCATTGGAAGAAATTCCGCTGGAACAATTTAATTATATCGCTTTTGAGGGGAATATTGGTGCAGGAAAAACCACTTTGGTGCAAAAAATCGCTGAAGATTTTAATGCAAAAACCGTTTTAGAACGATTTGCAGATAATCCGTTTTTGCCAAAATTTTATAAAGACCAGAACCGATATGCCTTTCCGTTAGAGATGTCTTTTCTGGCGGATCGTTATCAGCAATTGTCTGATGATTTGGCGCAGTTTGATTTATTTAAAGATTTTGTAATTGCCGATTATCATATTTTTAAGTCGCTGATTTTTGCAAAGATTACACTTGCTGAAGATGAATACCGCCTGTACCGAAACTTGTTTGATATCATTTATAAAGAAATGCCAAAGCCGGATTTGTACGTTTATTTGTATCAGAATACAACAAGACTGCTTCATAACATTAGGAAGCGTGGCCGAAGTTATGAGCAAAATATCCCAGCTGACTATTTGGATAAAATAAATAATGGTTACTTAGAATATATTAAATCCCAAACCGATTTAAATGTTTTGATCATTGATGTTTCAGATCGTGATTTTGTAAAGAAACATGAAGATTATCTTTTTATATTGAATGAAATTCAAAGAGTAATTGGAAAATCAGAAAATGTGTCAATTAGATGATAGTACAGCTAAAATCATCTCTTTTTCTAATTAAGTTTACCGCTTCAAAGAAAAATGTCCTTTAAATAGGGGATTTTTATCATTAATTTTTAAGACATACCAATAATCAGAAGCAGGAAGCGGAATTTTATTAAAATTACCGTCCCAGCTTAATTTATCTCCGCTTAATACTGCTAGTAAATTTCCGTATCGATCAAAAATAGTGACTTGTGCCTGGGGATAATTCTCTATTCCGGTTACTTCCCAAAAATCATTGTGGAGATCGTTATTAGGGGTGAAAAAGGCAGGGAAAACCAAAATAATAAAGGTTTGGGTAACTTGATTAAGGTTGCACAAATTATCTTTTGCTTTTACATAGGCAGTTTGCAAACCACCGGGGATATCATAGAAAGTATTTGAAGTTTGATAATTTACCCCATCTACAGAATATTCAAAATAGTCGGCTTGATTGATCAGATTGATAGTAATGGTTGTGTTATTTACATCAATATTTTTAATAATTGGTTTTTTATGCTCAATAACATTTATGTTTTTCGTACTGGTACAATTTTCAGGATTCGGGCTTGTTACATCAACAGTATAAGTGCCTTTTGTTTTAACCTCGATCGTTTGAGTCGTTTGTCCTGTTGACCATTTGTATATCATTCCGCTTATTTTAGCATCTAATAGAATAGTTTGATTTTCGCATAAAACGATTTCTTCATTATTAACGACAGGAGGGGTATATACAATTATATTTGCAGCGGTACGATTTGAATTGATACAGCTACCATCAGAAGCTTCGGCATAATAAGTTGTATTTACCGAAATGCCTGGAGTAGTAAAATTGGTTCCTGTATAAACGCTTGTTCCGCCTGTTGGATTTGTAAACCAATTGATAACTCCGATATTTGATGTTGCCTGTAGTGTCACAGCTCCTGTTCCGCATCGGTAAACGGTAGAAATCAAAGCTGGAGTATCCGGTGTTTTATTTACAGAAACAGTTACTGTTTTTCGGTTGGTTTCGCAGCCAGCGTCTGCGTAATAAGTTGTTGTTGTATTTATTATTGGGGTTGTAAATGTGTTTCCGGTTGCCAGTAAATTACCTCCAGACTGAGCATCATACCATTTTACAGTACCGGTATTGGAAGCTGCATATAAAGTTAAAGACCCGGAATCACAAATTTGTCCTGGTGTAGTGATCGTAGCCTCAGGAATAGTTATTTGTGTACTGGCAGCAATTTTTAAAGGATATTCACCGGGCATTCCTCCATACTCGACAATATATCCTTTTGGCTGATAAGAATTTCCAGGATCTAAAGAGCCTGTATTTGATAAGTCATTCCACGATCCGGAAATTCCAATATTCGGGGCTGTAATATGGGCATAATCTTCATCTCCCAACTGATTGGGTTCGTTATTGTTCCAAAATGCAAAATTAGGCGTGATTCCGTTAGAAAGGCCATTCCAGAAAATCGTTCCGGTTCCATTATTTGCAAGTCCTTCAGGACCTGTGACCCATTTCCAGATGCCTTCTGTTTCAGCATCGCTTCCGCCAATCCAGCCAGCACCCGACGCCTGTTCACCTGATAATTTTGCTTCATCAGCAGCTGAAATAGTGGTCAAATATCCTTTTAGACCATAATAAGTGCTGTTTTCTGCTGCTGCTTTTGCCTGCGTCCAGGTAATCCCAACATTAGGAACAAATTGATAAAAATGGCCGGTTGAGGGGAGATAATTTGCCTGACCAATAGTGATTGAAAAAGTTTTGGTTCCCGAAGCTGTTGCCGAAGGATTTGAGAAAATAACGTTTTTTACAGCTGCAACAAAATCGCTATACAATACATCAATTCCGGTTGGACTTGACAAGGTCAGTTTCCCGGATGCATCATCCCAGCTCTCGGTAATATTAGAATGTAAAGATGGATTTGAAAGTTTTAATTTATCAAATCCGGCAGCATATCCTGACGAAATTTGAATGTAAACCGCTCTTGTTCCTGTTTCGCTGATGTCATGGGATATAGAAAAATCAGTGACAATATTGATGTCGGTGTTAGTGCAGTATAATTGATTTCCGGCAGCAGT encodes:
- a CDS encoding GH3 auxin-responsive promoter family protein, whose protein sequence is MPLSIINSFASWVLKQRIHQIELFLKYPNEVQEELLHNLLTASENTIIGKQYDFASISSYKTFAERVPVSGYEELQPLIERTRQGEQGVFWESPIKWFAKSSGTTNAKSKFIPVSSEALEDCHYKGSKDLLCMYLNNNEDSQLFVGKSLRLGGSSQIYENNNTFFGDLSAILIENMPIWAEFSSTPSSKTSLMTEWESKITAIINETKNENVTSFAGVPSWMLVLMNRVLENTGKGNLLELWPNLEVYFHGGVSFSPYKEQYKKILPSKDFKYYEIYNASEGFFAIQDLNNSSDLLLMLDYGIFYEFIPMDTYGTTNQKVIRLADVELNKNYAIVITTNSGLWRYLIGDTVRFTSLNPYRIRVTGRTKHHINVFGEELMVENTDQAIAKACEITKTEVIDYTVAPIFMQDKEKGAHEWMIEFKQKPADVGLFQKVLDETLQTLNSDYEAKRYNNMTLNPLVINVARENLFYDWLKERDKLGGQHKIPRLSNQRDYLEQLKGM
- a CDS encoding restriction endonuclease — its product is MAIPKHDELRIPSLNLLLDGRTMKLKDFIEPLSKEFALTEEEINEMYPSGNGHIFYDRISWALSYLNMAGLLDKPARGNYKINSKGIELLKIPGKINTYVDVEVAKRDKNKRTNKNPEIKIIETDDRLTPQEKLYTSFNNIRNSIYDEILTTILSKTPTAFEKLVVLLLQKMGYGGEIKNSGLVTQRSNDGGIDGIIKEDILGFGRINIQAKRYRLDIAIGREEIQKFVGALAVAQSNKGVFITTSYFSRGAIEYVENLFGNTTVVLIDGKDLASYIYDYGLGMQIEQTIEIKKMDTDFWDSMSDEL
- a CDS encoding glycosyltransferase family 9 protein, with protein sequence MGILGEINVLRRALMRTLTKNIGKSNVEQSITLVNKNEIKRILICRPNARLGNLLLITPFVQELEEMFPNCKIDLFVKGFLAPIIFENYNCVDRIIKLPKKPFSNLFQYFKVWVSLKKYKYDIAINVDQGSSSGRLGVKFSNSKFKFFGDLPFSANLYHGDYAHIAKYPIYHLRDYLTKLGFEKRENPIVPLDLKLTPVEIAEGKKKLNTVVKNYKKTICIFTYATGSKCLSEDWWGNFYASLNAEYENYNIIEILPIENVSQIGFKAPTFYSKDIREIGSVIANADLFIGADSGIMHLSSAVHTPTVGLFSVSNLKKYEPYDNNSVGIDVNSFFEKEYFKIFSTILDNGKSGIYSKAI
- a CDS encoding DUF2797 domain-containing protein → MTYEGVLTKMQTEFGAPIQYYLVFEDSFLNMNQLLDKEIEINFAGYQCLNCCKKKKIFRQGFCYDCFYSSPAVGDWIMRPELSTAHLGIADRDLEYEQKVQLQPHVVYLAVASEIKVGVTRKTQVPTRWIDQGASQAIAVVEVPNRYLAGITEVALKNHYTDKTNWRKMLQNPTETFDLIAEKVKLENLIPDEAKEYFYSQKEDVYDLHYPVLHYPAKVASLNLDKTPSFQGKLVGIKGQYLIFENGTVFNIRGSEGYIVAINV